One Aegilops tauschii subsp. strangulata cultivar AL8/78 chromosome 2, Aet v6.0, whole genome shotgun sequence genomic window, CAAGTTGCATCAAATTTGTCAAAAAGAGTTGTTTCAGTTGCTCTGTTCGATGGTGATTATATGTGCAGTTATACTCTTCTTACTTTTCCAAATATATATCTAAGCATTGCTAATTTAAAGGATTCTATTACGATTTTGTGTATAGGACAAACAGTGTTATTTGCATGCTCGGGCATACCTGTAGAATGTCTGGGGAATGTTACAAGGTTTGTGACTTCAGCAAGATTGGCTAAAGCTTTCAACGATAAAAAGAAAGACCATGATGATTTGAAGGTGGTGCTGCTAATtatcctttttttccttttacaTAAGATAATCGTGACCATTGTTTACTTTTTCCTTCTTTGTCGCTATAGGTGTTAGTGCGCCATGAAGACAAAGTCGTCACTGGGTTTTTGGATAAATATGATTCATATCTCAACATTGCTGCTGTCAACGTCATGGACATGCCTGATCTTCACACCGTACCTTCCAGTCAACATGTGAAATTTCTGCCCCATAGTGCAGTAGTAGCTGTAGGCTGTGACATCGATGGCAACTTAGTATCCACAGGAGGGATGCTGACTGACGACAATTCATGCGGATCTTGGTTATTGTTGTCTACTTGTAAAATCTCTGAGGTACACTTGCATTGCATACAAGTATTTTAATCTGTTTCTGTAACTACATGCAGTAAAGTATACCTCGGAGGAAATAAAATGATGTTTTTGCTATGCATCTCTTGTTTGATTTCCCTTTATTGCCTATAACTTTTTTGGGTGTTAGGTCTGCGAAGGTGGGCCACTTTTTGATTTTGATGGGAACTTTGTTGGCATAAACCTTTGTTTGGGTACGGAAGCAACCCTTTTCCTGCCAAGGATCATAGTTCTTCCATGGTGCATGTGTTGTGGACCCCTGGAAAATATTAAATTTCCCGCACCATCAAATTCTTCAAAGGCAGCAGTCAGGTATGTCATACATTTCGAATGGGAGACCTATCTCCTCCTGTGTGCGATTTAATAAGGTTAGCTGTTCTGTATGCCGAACAACTTACGATGCTTATGGATTTTGCAATAATCTCGATCTTTTGGAGTTGTTTCTTTCTCAGAGTTTCAATGTTTAATGTTCCTGTACCAAGATATTTTCTGTACTATttcctccgtttctaaatataagtctttgtagagattccactaggtggactacatacggagcaaaatgaatgaatctacacttaaaatgcatctatatacatccgtatgtggttcatagtgaaatctctacaaagacttatatttaggaacggagtaGTATTTATCTTGTTTAGTCATATTTTCTTGTTTCAATGTTGAAGCCAATGTATTTATCTAGTTTAAGTAAAGAAGGATATTTTTGTCCAGATTTAATGTGCACACTAGAATGGTTTATGATGTCTCCTCACTGTGGGTTTAATTATATTTGCTCAATCTGTTGTTGTCTTGAAATACTTGAATCCATACTTCTTTAGGTCCTCTTGTCTCTATATTGCTCTTTTCCTACAATACATTCATGTAGATgttacatactccctccgtcccaaaattcttgtcttaaatttgtctagatacggatgtatctaatactagaacgtgacttgatacatcggtatctagacaaatctaagacaagaattttgggacggagagaGTACTAATTAAGCGCTGACTCGATCCATTGTACTTTTGGGTTAGTACTCATGTTGACATTCATCCACAGAGATGGTCTCGACAAGAATCAGTTTGGGGATCTAGAATCCTTGGGTTATCCCAAGCCTTTAAATGGTGAGTGGCCTGTAAATATTGCGACAAGTTATGGGTTGCGCTCTTATACGATTCTTCTGTACAACTAACAAAACTGTTGACCTTGTATCTTCAACCAGATGGCATGATCTTGGTTAACACTTTTGAAGAGCCTTTCGGCGATGAATGTGGTGAAGGTGTTTGGAGTGAACTAAGTGAAACAACTTGTGACATATTAAAGAGAAATATTGTAGCACTCGCTTCATTCTGTGGTGATTCTACAGTACTGTGATGTTTACTACTGTTTCATATTTGTATTGGATCAGAACTGATGATGAAAACTATGACATGCAGAAGGGAAGAGGATTTTTGCATGCACGGGTCTTTTTATTGAATGGAAGGGGTTTACAGCAATCTTGACTTCAGCGAGCTTGCTTAGAGAACCTGGTTGTGAAGATCAGAAGATTGTTAAAAACTTGAGGGTTGGTGCTTCTAATTATTCAGCGACCCCTATTATTTTTGCGCGGCGTTTAAGCGACAACTGTGCGATTTGCAGATTGAAGTGTTGCTTCCAAACAAAGGTCGCGCGGAAGGGAAATTACAACATGTTAGTTTACATTACAATGTCGCTCTGGTCAGCGTCAAGGATTTTTGTGCTAGCCAACCAGCAGTGAAAGTTGAACATCGGTGGCCTGATTCTGGTAAAGTACTAGCTGTCGGGTGCTGCTTCAGTTCCGGCAGACTGATGGCTGCAAGAGGGCAAAAGTATGGCAGGCCGAATGTCCAATTTGATTGCAAATATCTTGGATACTCTACTTGCAAAATCACCAAGGTATGGCTGTTATTTTTCTTACCTACTTCTACACGGTTGAACTAAATAGTTCCATCAGATATATGAGTTAAGCTACCATATATGTTTGGCGTTAGCAATGACGACAAATTTTTCTCCATGTCTCCTTGTTAGGCTGGGATTGGAGGTCCCCTTGCTGATCTTGATGGGAAATTTGTGGGCATGAACTTCTATGACAAGTATGTAGGTCACACACCGTACCTGTCATGGCGGGAGATTGTCCCTCTCCTGGAATATTTTGAGACAAAAGGGTATGGTCTAGATCTCATTTTGGGTATTCAAGTGCCTGTGGTGTGTTGTATTTAGGTTTCAGTTTACGTGTCTTATAGTCTTATCTTACTGAAGCATGCATAAACCTCAATTCGATATATTCTTTGTTGTCTGTCATAGGCCTGTTGCTGAAGGCGGTGATTATGGTAATCCATCCGATAAGCCTGACTGGACAAAGGAAGGAGATAACAGTGTTTCCTGTAATAGGTATCCTGATGCATCTCATTAATATCAACTCAAATATTTAGCATTAATTTGTGGATCACATTACATTGTGGGAAAATTACTGAACCACAGCTGGTTTGTACCGAGTCCACGTTGGTATGATCCTGACGTTCTggaaaaggtcgagcgtgaagcTTTATCAATAGTCCCCCGCTATCTACCTTATGACTGTATATCTGAATCTGATTCTGAATCTGAATGAAGTTGACTATCACTGTACATGTAGAAGCCGTCCTATGTTAGTTTATGAACCTATTTGAGTTGACCTGTAACATTAAAAATGGTGTAATGTGTGCTGTAATAGCACATGGATTTTGCCACTTGTTTGTTTGACTTGTTAATTTCTTCACAATATCCAGTGCGACTTGTTATTTTGCCACATGGATTTTATCCATTCTCTAGTCCTGTAATAGTATGGTATGTGCATTGTGCTTGACTAGTTGACTTCTTAATTTGTCACAATATCTAGTGCGACTTGGGCTGTACGGTGTGCTGTAATAGCACATGGATTTTGCCACTTGTTTGCTTCAGCTACACTGTTTGATGGTTGTAATGCCCCGATGATGATACTGATGCTTTGTGGTTATGCAAGGCACAACGTAGAGTATGACACGCTCGCACTCATAGCATGATTCAACCACTCTAATACGCACTCCCttcgtctcataatataagagtgttttttaCACTAGTGAGAGAGGTGCCTAGTTGAATTGATTTTGTCAACGGTTTACCGACAAAGTTTTCAATATCTTCCAAGCACATTAATGACGGTTCCCATGCTTTTACAGTCCCCCTCCTCCGTACCAATGGCAAGCCGAACCCACATTTGCTTTCAACTTTTCTGGGGGAGTGTCCTTTATAAAAAAAAATTGTTTAGGACTGGGCATCTCTATTACTAGCCTCCCTCAAATTTGATGAGTGAATAAACTCTCATTGGTGAGTAAAACACACTTAGCATGAAAGATATTGACTACCCCATCGCTCCATGAGCGGTATTGATACACAAAACAAATTTTCATTTGAAGgttttagagatggcacatacaaatttacttggaacggcaagGTAATACCATatataggtagatatgatggacATTTTCTGGCATGAAACTGgatttaaggattttggatgcacaaacAATATTCCCGTTTAGTAcagaaattttggctagcaaagattaTAAATAAACACCACAtcttggaggatccat contains:
- the LOC109742775 gene encoding uncharacterized protein translates to MVAASPEREKKKQKQRRGEQRGVECGIIELKLQDTAGCNLRHGALAAKFNRSDETVGCCFSVAKILRSDLHRNANQGVPVELSEQVASNLSKRVVSVALFDGQTVLFACSGIPVECLGNVTRFVTSARLAKAFNDKKKDHDDLKVLVRHEDKVVTGFLDKYDSYLNIAAVNVMDMPDLHTVPSSQHVKFLPHSAVVAVGCDIDVLMLTFIHRDGLDKNQFGDLESLGYPKPLNDGMILVNTFEEPFGDECGEGVWSELSETTCDILKRNIVALASFCEGKRIFACTGLFIEWKGFTAILTSASLLREPGCEDQKIVKNLRIEVLLPNKGRAEGKLQHVSLHYNVALVSVKDFCASQPAVKVEHRWPDSGKVLAVGCCFSSGRLMAARGQKYGRPNVQFDCKYLGYSTCKITKAGIGGPLADLDGKFVGMNFYDKYVGHTPYLSWREIVPLLEYFETKGPVAEGGDYGNPSDKPDWTKEGDNSVSCNSWFVPSPRWYDPDVLEKVEREALSIVPRYLPYDCISESDSESE